Below is a genomic region from Paraburkholderia phenazinium.
TTGCGCCAACGTACACGAACTTATCGAACAACTCTGGCCGGATAGCGGCCAGTTGGTGATCTGCGTCTGATGAGCCTGCGCTTGTGCCGACAGTGACTCATTGACAGGAATCCACTTTCCGCTTGCATTGTTTGTGGCAACTAAAAATCAGGCTTGGCGTGCAGGTTCATTCTCATCTAATACGTGCAACTCAAATTCTCGCGCCTCGACCACAATACTCACCGATGAAGCGAACCCTTGCAGACTCCCCTCTAACTCGTACCTCGATGTTTTTTCTTGCGTCACCCCCGAGTAAATAAAATTGACGGGATCGCGCCAAATTATCCCGCCCTCTTCTCGGACATAAGGATTGACAATGAAATTAAACCTCTCAACATCCAAGAAAACCAACAAACAATGCCCAACAAATCCATCGGAATTCTTCCGCCAAAAGAATCGATCGAGTCCACCAAATGCTGCGAGCCAATGACTTACATAAATCATTGCGTTCGTTCCATCAAACATATGTGCACCGTACTGACACTCTGACGCTCCGAGCATTGCCCAACAATCTTTTATGATCTTCATCGTGATCCTCACTTCTTAACAAAGACAATAGAGCGCATTGTGCTATTCGGAATCGGCGAGCCATCTGTGCGCGCAAAATCGAGACCCTGGTACTCAGGCAGAAGAGCACCCTGATATTGGATCTTTAGTCCCAATTGGTCAAATTGAGCGGCAGTCGGCATATTCGAAAAATATGGATTGACACTGTTACCATTGATCACGACCTGCCCCCCTGATTCGGTGATCCGCGCAGCCTCTGGCAAGTAGTTCATCATCGAACCCGTACCTCCGCCAGACGCGGGAATAAATGGGTTGTTCGCCACCACTTTTGCCTGACTATTGCTCGCAATATTTGGCATGTTCGTGGCGTCAGCAGCTACCGCAGTTGGATCTGTTGGACCAACGCCCATTGCGCCAGACACCTTAGGACCACTGGAATCGGTGAACAACTCAACCGTACCACCGGCCTTAACGTTGTTTGTGGCATTTCCGCTCGACGGCGACGAACCGGAATCGCCTGCATCGTTCCCACCACTATTCAACGTGGCAGTGCTCGGCACATACCCCGGCGTACCCGATACGGCATTCGCAGCCTGTCCCGACGAATTTACCAGCACGCCTCCCGCACTCGATGCCGGCGGCTCGCCACCCTCAACCACGCCCGCAGACAGACCGTTCGCAGCGCCCCTGGCCAGCTGTGTCGTGGGAGGTTGAGACATTATCGCCCGAGCATCGCCGTCCATCTTCGCTTTAAACTGGGCTGCCCAGCCGTCCACCGTCTTGTTTGCCGAATCGAGCGGACCGGTAATCCACGAGGGCAGGTTGTTCTGCAGGTAGGAAGCGATCACGTTCTGCGATGCCGCGAGATCCTCTTTCGCCTGATCATTGCCGAGGTCATTTTTCCGGTTGTAGAGGTCGACGTTCGAGGCCGCTGCGGCCCCTGCCGTGCCCCCAACCAGCGCGCCACCCAGCCCGGCGAGGATATTGCTGCTGATGTTGCCCACCAGCGACGAGTCGGTCGCATCCGTCACTGCATCGGCGACAGCCCTGGTCTGGTCGGCGCTTTTCGATGACAGCCCTGCGCCAAGCCCCCCACCCACAGCCGTGAACACGCTGCCGCCCCCGAGACCACCGATGAGCGCGCCACCCACAACCTGTAGTTCAGCGCGCGAGTCGCCGCCTTCCATCCACTGTTTGGCTTCGTCCGAATCCACCGCGAAGGCGGCCAAATCGCCACTCTTGGCGTCCGCCGTGGCCCGTCTACGACGACAAAATCGCGAAAATCGACCTTTCCAAACTGCGTACCTCGCATCTGAAAGACTGGCTGGCGAACCAGATCGACTCGATCGAAGAAGGCACCGAAGACATTCGGCAGTTAGTGAAGGCAATGCTCTTTGCAGCGGCTCGGCCTGGAGAGCTTGCCAAAACAAACGTCAAACAGTAACCGTCCGACCCTGACCGTATAGACGCCTGATGAAGGCGACGCCATGCTTTCCGGGGGCACAAATGTGACTGTGTCCACAAAGGAATCATGGACACAGTGACTGAATTCACCGAAGTCAAAGTCGCCCGGAAGTATCGCCGGCGTACCGTGGACGAGAAACGCCAGATCGTCGAAGAGACGTTATCCAGTGGACGTTCGGTGGCGGAGATTGCACGCAGTCACGAAGTGAACGCGAATCAGCTGTTCGACTGGCGCAAGCAGTATCTGGATGGACGCCTTGGCGTGAACGGTCGCGAATGCGCCTTGCTGCCGGTCACCGTGAATGAGGCCAGTGACAGCGGCGCGGCCGAACCGGATGCATCGACGCCTTCGGCACAGGCGTCCGGCACGATCCGAATCCAGTTGCCACGGGGCGAGGTACACGTTGAAGGGAGCGTCGATCCCGACACGCTGCGCGTGGTGATCCCGTGCCTGATCCGATGATTGGTCCGCTGGCAAACACGCGCATCTGGGTTGCCGCCGGATTTACGGATATGCGCTGCGGCTTCGACGGCCTGGCCGCGAAGGTGCAGACCGTGCTGGCGAAGAATCCGGCCCTCTGTCAGCCGCGCAGCATGCGCGAGAAAACACCGGAAATTCTTCATTTTTTGAGTGGCGCTTAACGTGTCGTGGAGTCTAACCAGGCGCGCGCCTATTGTCGCGAT
It encodes:
- the tnpA gene encoding IS66-like element accessory protein TnpA, encoding MDTVTEFTEVKVARKYRRRTVDEKRQIVEETLSSGRSVAEIARSHEVNANQLFDWRKQYLDGRLGVNGRECALLPVTVNEASDSGAAEPDASTPSAQASGTIRIQLPRGEVHVEGSVDPDTLRVVIPCLIR
- the tnpB gene encoding IS66 family insertion sequence element accessory protein TnpB, whose translation is MPDPMIGPLANTRIWVAAGFTDMRCGFDGLAAKVQTVLAKNPALCQPRSMREKTPEILHFLSGA